TTGAAGCCGTAGATGCCAGCAAATGGGGCTTTTTTATGGGAAATAAAGAGACAAAAAATGTTGAAGTCATAGTTGATAGCAAAAGACCCGAAATAAATATCTTAAATCACTCGTACGCAATAAATAAAGGCGGAAGCGCTACAGTAGTATTCAAAGCAACGGACGAGAGATTAAAAGAGCTATACATAGAGACAAATTTTGGTAAAAAATTTACACCTTCTAAATTTTATAAAGATGATTATTACGCCTCTTTAGTAGCTTGGCCTGCGACACAAAGCTCTTTTAGCGCGGATGTAGTTGCTATAGATTATGCAGGAAATATGACAAAAAGCAAGATAAGATTTTTTTATCAAAACAGAAACTATAAAAGCTCAAAAATAAAACTTGATAACCAAAATAGATTTTTGAACGAAAAAATACCTGAATTAGCCGCGCAATACGCTCAAAATCATGAGTCAATGTCCAATCTGGAAAAAATGAAATTCGTAAATGAAAATTTGCGCGGAGCTAACGAGAAGCTAATCTCGGATATCACATCAAAAATATCTGAAGATATTATAAGTGAATTTAGCCTAAAAAAATTCTACCCTCTTAAAAATGCAAAGGCTGTTGCAAGCTTTGGAGATCACAGATATTATACTTTTGACGGACAAAACATTAGCGAGTCTTGGCATATGGGACTAGATCTTGCTTCTACTAAAAATGCTAGCATCGTAACAAGCAATGATGGCAAAGTAGATTTTGCAGGAGAAAATGGAATTTATGGACAAACCATCATTATAAATCATGGCTTTGGAGTCTTTTCATTATATGGGCACTGCAACTCTATGGCAGTAAAAACAGGAGATCAGATAAATGCCGGAGATCATATCGGAGCTACCGGAGTAAGCGGACTTGCAATGGGAGATCACCTACACTTTGGAATGATAGTGCAAGGCATTGAAGTAAGACCTGAAGAATGGATGGATAACAATTGGATGAAAGATAATGTCGTAAATATTTTAAATTCGTCAAAAAAAATGATTGATGGTCAATAAAATTTATTATTTGATACTAAAAAATTGTATAATAGCATCAATTTAAAAATTTAAAAGGAAAATTTTGCAACAAACAACTATAAAAAAGGCTGTAGAAGGTGTTGGAATAGGTCTTCACAAGGGCGAACCTATAAAAATTACCTTAGAGCCAATGAGTGCAAATACGGGTATAGTTTTTTATAGAAAAGATCTTGGCATAAGCTTTAAAGCCGAGCCAAAAAATGTGATAAATACTCAAATGGCAACTGTAATAGGCTCTAAAGAGGGCTATATATCAACAATAGAACACCTATTAGGTGCAATTAGTGGATACGGAATAGATAATATACGCATAGCTCTTGATGCAAATGAAGTTCCGGTAATGGATGGAAGCGCAATAAGCTACTGCATGATGCTTGATGAAGCCGGCATCACCAAACTTGATGATCACAAGAGAGTTATTGTGATTAAAAAGGAAGTTGAAGTTAGTAAAAATGGCAAATTCGCTAGAGTCACTCCATCAAAAAATCCAAAATTCGATTTTACAATCAAATTCGATCACCCTATAATAGGTGAGCAAAGATATATATTTGAATTTAGCAAAAGCTCATTTATAGAAGAGATTGCCAGAGCTAGAACTTTCGGATTTTTAAAAGATGTCCAGATGCTAAGAGCTAATAATCTAGCACTTGGTGGAAGCCTTGATAATGCCGTAGTAATCGATGATACAAGGATTTTAAACCCGGAAGGACTTAGGTTTGAAAACGAATTTGTAAGACATAAAATTCTAGATGCGATAGGAGATCTTAGCCTTATGGGAGCTCCTTTGATGGCTGATTATACATCTTTTGCCGGAAGCCACGAGCTAAATCATGAACTTACACTAGCTATTTTAAGTGATGCTAAAAACTATGAAGTTGTAACTTTAAAAGATCAACTATCGCTTGAATACCAAAAGGTATTTGCATAAAAAATATCCAAATTTTAGTCATAGCGCTCACTTCGCCACTTTTATTTGGCATATATAATGAAAAAGGCGAATTTATACAAGAGATACAAAGTGATAAAAAATCTGATGAGGCTTTAATAGAAATAATAGATGAAATTTTAAATAAAAATAACTATAAAATTTCAAAAATAATCTATGCAAATGGTCCCGGAAGCTTCATGGGAATAAAGGTCTCATATGTAATTTTAAAGACTTTAAGCATCATCAAAGAGTGTGAGTTTTACGCAGTAAGAGGTTTTGAGCTAAATGGCAATGCACCAATACGTGCAAACAAAGCTCTAAGTTTTGTTAAATTCCAAGATGAGATCAAGCTGGAAAAAGCTGAAGCTGGAAATTTCAAGCTACCACTCAATTTAGATGTTTTAAATTTAAATTTTGATACTCTACCGAACTATATTATCCAAGCGGTTTAGGAGTTGTTTTGACCATCACTGTCCCTGCAACAAGTGCAAATTTAGGTCCCGGTTTTGATGCTTTGGGGCTTGCTTTGAGTTTATATAACGAAATTGAAATAAAAAGAGCAAATTTTTCATCAATCTCTATAATGGGCGAAGGCTCAGATAATATAAAGCTCAAAAAAAACAATCTTTTTCTATCTATTTTTAACGAAATTTACTATGAGTTAACAGGCAAAAAAGACAGTTTTAGAATAGTTTTTAATAATAAAATTCCATTCTCTCGTGGCCTTGGAAGCTCATCTGCAGTTATTACCTCTGCAATTGCTTCGGCTTATGCTATGGCTGAGTTTAAGGTTGATAAAAACATCGTGTTAAATAGATCTTTAGTATATGAAAACCATCCCGATAATATCTCCCCTGCTGTTCTTGGAGGCTTTGTAACCTCTGTAGTACATAATAATCAAGTAAATTCTATTAAAAAAAATATAGGAGATGATATTAAGGCTGTAGTGGTTATTCCAGACAAACCGATGAGCACAAAAGAATCTCGCACAAAACTACCTAAACACTACTCAATGAGCGAATGTGTCAGCAATCTATCTCATTCGGCATTTTTAACAGCCTGTTTCTTGGAAGAAAAGTACGATCTTTTAAAAATAGCATCAAAGGACATGATGCATGAAGAGCTTAGGATGCGAACTCTTCCGGAACTTTTTGAAGTTCGTAAAACAGCTTATGAAAATGGGGCACTAATGAGCACACTATCAGGAAGTGGTTCAACATTTTTAAACATAGCCTATAAATCAGATGCAAATAATCTACAAGACAAGCTAAAAGATAAATTTAAAAATTTTAGAGTTGAAATTTTATCATTTGATAATGACGGGTTTATCATCTCACAAAGCTAAAAAAAAGCAAACAAAAGTTATAATATATGGTTAAAAATTATATTCCTATTAGAATGTGCGTAGTGTGTAAGAAACGCTTAAAACAGCATGACTTATACAGATTTCGTATCATAAATTCTTCACTTTTTTTTGGTAGCGGAGATGGGAGAAGTTTTTATATATGTGAAGAATGTCTAAAAAAAGATGAAAAAAATTTGAAAAAATCGCTCAACAAAGTTGCGAGAAATTTTATCTCAACTTTAAAAAATGAGCAAAATTTAAAGGAGATACTCTTAAATGGGGACTGTTCGTATTTCAGAGATAGCAAATGAGCTAGGTTATCCTAGTAAAGAAATTGTAGAAAAGGCTAATGAGTTAGGATTAAAAGTAAAAACACACTCAAGCGGAGTTACACCAGAGGAAGCCGAAGCACTCTATACTTATGTGCAAACAGGAGAAATTCCTGAAAGTTTTAAGAAAAAGCCTGAAAAGAAAAAATCTGAACCTAAAAAATCAGCCACAAAACAGACAAAAGAACAAAAAGAGAGCAAAGATACAAAAAAAGAGTCTTCTAAAACTACAAAAAAAGATAATAGAGCGATAGAAAAACCTGTAAAAGCAGAGCAGACCGCAACAAAACAGACTAAAGAAAAAGTAGAAATTCCTGGCATAAATCCTGAAAAAGAAACAAAAGAAGATATAAATCAAAAAACAGATAAACAAGAGGAAAAACCTATTGTAACCGAAAAGAAACCTGAAGTAAAAGAGAGTCTAGCTGACGTAAGTCTTCAAAAAAGACGAGGGCTTATGATAGTTAAGAAAAAGAAAGAAGAGCCTGTAGTTACTACAAGCACGGCAAAACAAGCTGAAAAAATAGAGAGCGAGCCGATTAGAAATTTAGAGAGTATGTTCTCGTTTAACAATTCA
This Campylobacter sp. RM16192 DNA region includes the following protein-coding sequences:
- the thrB gene encoding homoserine kinase; the encoded protein is MTITVPATSANLGPGFDALGLALSLYNEIEIKRANFSSISIMGEGSDNIKLKKNNLFLSIFNEIYYELTGKKDSFRIVFNNKIPFSRGLGSSSAVITSAIASAYAMAEFKVDKNIVLNRSLVYENHPDNISPAVLGGFVTSVVHNNQVNSIKKNIGDDIKAVVVIPDKPMSTKESRTKLPKHYSMSECVSNLSHSAFLTACFLEEKYDLLKIASKDMMHEELRMRTLPELFEVRKTAYENGALMSTLSGSGSTFLNIAYKSDANNLQDKLKDKFKNFRVEILSFDNDGFIISQS
- a CDS encoding M23 family metallopeptidase, yielding MRKNRSNFIAYSVLFVLIVAGIFMLFSSKSFEREKPLISIEDKIYWNLTSPLLVKITDESGIKSLKISMVDAEHQIILTNQNFEAPMEVLDINLSFPKTGFQSQKKGYTMSIEAVDASKWGFFMGNKETKNVEVIVDSKRPEINILNHSYAINKGGSATVVFKATDERLKELYIETNFGKKFTPSKFYKDDYYASLVAWPATQSSFSADVVAIDYAGNMTKSKIRFFYQNRNYKSSKIKLDNQNRFLNEKIPELAAQYAQNHESMSNLEKMKFVNENLRGANEKLISDITSKISEDIISEFSLKKFYPLKNAKAVASFGDHRYYTFDGQNISESWHMGLDLASTKNASIVTSNDGKVDFAGENGIYGQTIIINHGFGVFSLYGHCNSMAVKTGDQINAGDHIGATGVSGLAMGDHLHFGMIVQGIEVRPEEWMDNNWMKDNVVNILNSSKKMIDGQ
- a CDS encoding DUF448 domain-containing protein, with the translated sequence MCVVCKKRLKQHDLYRFRIINSSLFFGSGDGRSFYICEECLKKDEKNLKKSLNKVARNFISTLKNEQNLKEILLNGDCSYFRDSK
- a CDS encoding glycoprotease, translated to MLNKNNYKISKIIYANGPGSFMGIKVSYVILKTLSIIKECEFYAVRGFELNGNAPIRANKALSFVKFQDEIKLEKAEAGNFKLPLNLDVLNLNFDTLPNYIIQAV
- the lpxC gene encoding UDP-3-O-acyl-N-acetylglucosamine deacetylase, producing MQQTTIKKAVEGVGIGLHKGEPIKITLEPMSANTGIVFYRKDLGISFKAEPKNVINTQMATVIGSKEGYISTIEHLLGAISGYGIDNIRIALDANEVPVMDGSAISYCMMLDEAGITKLDDHKRVIVIKKEVEVSKNGKFARVTPSKNPKFDFTIKFDHPIIGEQRYIFEFSKSSFIEEIARARTFGFLKDVQMLRANNLALGGSLDNAVVIDDTRILNPEGLRFENEFVRHKILDAIGDLSLMGAPLMADYTSFAGSHELNHELTLAILSDAKNYEVVTLKDQLSLEYQKVFA